CATCGCCAGAAGATTCCAGGCTCAGGGATATAAGATATTTTCCACATCAGGAACGGCAAGAGTGCTTAACAGTCATGGGATAAAAGCTCTTATGGTCCGCAAGCTGGAACAGGAATCACCAAACCTTCTGGACTTAATCCTGGGCCATGAGATCGATCTGGTCATTGATACGCCGACACAGGGAGCGGACCGAAGCAGGGACGGATTTGTAATCCGAAGAAATGCCATTGAGACCGGTGTAACGGTTTTAACTTCCTTAGATACAGCGGCGGCCTTAGTGACCAGCATGGAGAATAAAGCCAAAGAACTGACTCTGATCGATATTGCCAAAATTAAAAATAAGTAAAAATAAGCTGGGACAGGAGAAAAATCTGTTCCAGCTTTTTTCTTATTGCATAGTGGATTTAACAAATTGTTTATCAAATTCCGGGTTATAATAATAAAAGTTTTTAGGATTCAAATTGGATTTGATATTTTCAAGAGCTTCGCCAAACCGCTGAAAGTGCACGATCTCCCTTTCCCGAAGGAATTTTAACGGTTCCCTTACATCAGGATTCGGTATGATCCGGATTAAGTTGTCATAGGTTGTCCTTGCTTTTTGCTCGGCTGCCAGATCTTCGATCAAGTCGGTAATGGCATCACCCTTGGACTGGAATTCACAGGCATTAAAAGGAACTCCGGCCGCAGCAGTGGGCCAGAGGGCTGTTGTATGATCAATATAGTAGGCATCAAACCCTGCAGTCTTTGCCTGTTCCACAGTTAAATTTTTCGTCAGCTGATAAATGATAGCGCAGATCATCTCAAGATGTCCAAGCTCTTCCGTACCAATATCTGTTAAAAGTCCCCCAACTTCCTTGCATGGCATGGAATATCTTTGGGAAAGATAACGCATGGAAGCTGCCAACTCTCCATCAGGTCCGCCAAACTGGCTGATAATGAGAGAAGCTGTTTTCGGGCATGTTTCTTTGATGTTTACAGGGAACTGCAATCTTTTTTCGTAATTCCACATTATAAGTTACCTCCTTCCCAAGGCATCGGGCCGTCTACCCAGGTAAAATGCTTTTGACCCGCATATTTTGTATTAGTTTCTGTTTTGTTGTTGGTATCAGGGCAGACACAGTTTATGGTAAGAGGTTCAAAGTTTTCTGCATAGGTTTTTAAAAGCTGTTTCCTTTGTTCCATGGCCTGCTTAAAGGCTGTTAATGCATTTTCATCCACTGGATGAGTATCTAAATACAATGTTAAATCATTAACAGTAAAGCTTACTTCTGTAATCTGCTTTAAAAGAGTTTTTTGATCTGCCATTACTGTTCACCTCCCGTTACATAAAAAGGAAGATTGAGAGATGGAAAAATAGTCCCATGTTTTAAAGCTGTCTGAGGATCATAAGGTTGTTCCCAGGGCTGCATGGGAATCGTTGCAATACCTAATTGAACTGTTTTTGTTGGCGTAGCAAGGTTGGCCTTTGTTGTGCCGCATTCACATGAATTCATACTAACACTCCTTTCTGCTTTCCTGCCCATCCTTTCAGGGCAAAGGTGTTTCATTGATTCATTGAGCTTTCTTTTTTAGTATGGTTGAAACAAAATAAAATACGTTACAAAAATTCTCCCATTTTAACCACTGTAATGATATTGTAATAATTAGAAAAATGAAATATAATGGAAAAGCAGAATCGAATTGACAGAAAAAAAGAAAATAAAAAAGACGGGAGAGCAGAGTGTTGAGTGACAAGAAATTTGCAGTATTGATTGATTCGGATAATATCTCCGCAAAGTATATTACAAGTATTCTGGATGAAATGACCCGCTACGGTGTTATTACTTACAAAAGGATCTATGGGGATTGGACAAGCTCCCAAATGGGAAAATGGAAAATGGAGCTTTTGGAGAATTCGATCACCCCAATCCAGCAATTCTCCAATACCGTAGGAAAGAATGCAACCGATTCAGCCCTTATTATTGATGCTATGGACTTGCTCTACACGGACAATGTAGATGGATTCTGCATCGTATCCAGTGACAGCGATTTCACCCGCTTGGCCAGCAGACTTCGGGAGTCCGGCAAGGAAGTCATCGGAATGGGAGAGGATAAGACTCCCAAATCGTTCCGGGCGGCCTGCACGGTTTTCACCAATCTTGAGGTCCTCCTTGATCAGGAAGAGGATGGTACAGGCGGAGGCGCCATAGGAAAAGAGGTGATCGAACAGGATATCACTTCAATTCTTTTAGAAAATGAAGATAAAAATAAGGCAACAGGCCTGGGAGAGATCGGCAACCGCCTTGTGAAAAAATACTCTGATTTTGATGTAAGAAACTACGGCTACAGCTCCCTGTCCAAATTTTTGGAGGAAATGGGGGGCTTTGAGCTTAAAAAATCCAATAATGTGGTAACTGTTCGGATGAAGGATAACCGCATCAAAAAGCAGGAACTGGATGATTTTGCAGTGGGGCTGGTTAAGGGCAGCGGAAAGAACGGTATGGAACTGGCGGCTCTGGGTAATGGCATACACCGGAAATTTACTGATTTCAAGGTAAAGGATTACGGGTATTCCACCTTCTCAAAATTTGTCAACAGCATTGGACAATTAGAGGTACGGGAGAATAAAAACAATAATAAGACAGTGTATTTGAAAAAAGAAGACTAAATGAAGTCGGCCAGGAAAACGAGATCCACGGGATCCACGTTTCCTGGCCGTCTTATTTCTATAAGAAGTGATCCTGGCTTTACCAGATTCCGAGGACCACTTGAAGGACCAGACTTACCACTGATATTCCAAGCCAGCAGCAAAAACCTAATAAAAGAGGCTTTTTGCCTGTCCGTATCAGCTTGACCAGGTCCGTATTGGTTCCGATGGCTCCCATAGCCATGATAATAAATAGCTTGCTTAAGTCTTTTAATGAACCGGTAACGCCTGCAGGTATAGGAAAAACGGTAGTAATGATAGAAGCCAGCAGGAAAAAGAGTACAAAAGACGGGAAAACTTTCTGAATGGAGATGGAGCGTTCGGAAGCCTTCTTCTCTTTTCCAGTCTGGTAACATGCTAAAAACAGTGTAATGGGGATGATGGCCAGAGTTCTGGTCAGTTTTACTATGGTGGCTGCTTCCAGGGTGTTGCTGCCGTGCATGCCATCCCAGGCGGATGCGGCGGCCGTAACGGAAGAGGTATCGTTAATGGCGGTTCCTGCAAACAGGCCAAAGCCTTCATTGGAAAGCCCTAAAGCAGAGCCTAATGCCGGAAAAAGCAGAGCGGCAATGATGTTGAAAAAAAAGATGACGGAAATGGACTGGGCGATCTCATCGTCATCGGCTTCAATTACAGGAGCAGTTGCGGCAATGGCAGAACCTCCGCAGATTGACGAGCCCACGCCAATTAATATGGAAGTTTTGCCGGGAAGCTTCAGTGCCCGGGAAAGTATGAATGCAATCACCAGGGAAGTGGAGATGGTTGCAAGTATGATGGGAAGGGCTTCCCTTCCCTTTTGAAGAACTGTGGCCAGGTTCATGGAGAAACCCAGGAGAATCACAGCGTATTGCAGGACTTTTTTAGAAGTAAAAGCTACTCCCGGCCGTAAAAAATCCTTTCCTTTTAAAAAGGGGGCCATTGCCATGCCCAAAAGGATAGCAAACACAGGGCCGCCGATGACTGGAAAGGCTCTTCCCAAAAACCATGCGGGAGCAGATATAATAAGGCAGAGCAGAACGCCTGAGACGTATTTTTTCATGAGTTAAATCCTCCTATTTGATTTGGCTTTATTATATTTGAAAATAACAATAAAATAAAATTATTTATATTTATTAAATCATAATTATATGTTATGGTTAATGGAGCAGATGAAAGGAGAAGATAACTCATGTTGGATTTTCGGATTGATACTTTTCTTGTGGTATGCCGTTATATGAATTTTACAAAGGCAGCCAGTGAACTTCATATCACCCAGCCTGCGGTATCCCATCATATCCATTACTTAGAGAAAAAATATGGGGTCAAATTGTTTGAATATAATGGGAAAAAGGTAAATCTGACGGAGGCGGGAAAAGTCTTTTTATCTGCTGCCATAACCATGAAGGATGATGAACTGCATTTAAAGAAGATCATGGAGCAGCAATCAGGAAAAGGCGGGAGGCTGGTATTTGGCGCTACCATGACCATAGGAGAGTACGTGATGCCGGAAGCGCTGACGAGATTTCTTCATGTTTATCCAGGGTCCGCGGTTCAGATGGTGGTTGGAGATACCAGGGAGCTGCTTGGGAAATTGAATGACGGGGAGATTGAATTCGCTTTGGTGGAGGGCTTTTTCCAGAAAAAAGAATATGATTTTCTGGTTTTTGCTACGGAGCCGTTTGCCGCTGTCTGTGCGCCTGATTATAAGTTTTGCCGGAAAACCGTAAAAGTGGAGGATCTTCTTGGGGAGAGACTGTTTATCCGGGAACCTGGTTCCGGAACCAGATATGTCTTTGAGCGGTACCTGGAAGGAAAGAATTTACTGCTCCATGACTTTCCTAATTTAATGGAAATCAGCAACATTGGCGCCATGAAGCAAATGGTGGCAAAAGGGCAGGGAATCACATTTCTTTATGAAGCTGCTGTTAAGGAGGAATTAGACAGGGGCGTTTTAAAAAGAATTGAATTGGAAGATTTTCAGCTGACACATGATTTTACATTCATATGGAGAAAGGGAAGCATTTATAAATCCTATTATAAAGAGATGTTTGACATCCTTCATGGAAACGAAGGCTGAGAATGACATCTTTCACCCCTCATTTTGCGGATCAAGGGAATAACCGTCATATCCCATCGATTCATCAGGACATAAAAATGGCGGAAATCCCCTAAAATCGAGGTTTCTTAAAGAGATAGGAAAAAATGAAAAATATTGACAAAAAAGTGTTGACAATTAATACAATTAATATTATACTAATGAAGCAGTCGGGAACGAGAGAAAAAAACGAGCTCCTGACCAAGGAAAGTACTGGGATCTTAGCTCAGCTGGGAGAGCATCTGCCTTACAAGCAGAGGGTCACAGGTTCGAGCCCTGTAGGTCCCATTGATAAGCGTAACGCTTATCCAGTGAATTGAATATGGCGGAATAGCTCAGTTGGCCAGAGCACACGGTTCATACCCGTGGTGTCGAGAGTTCGAATCTCCCTTCCGCTACTGTTAAACCCTGTGATTGAAAAATTGCAGGGTTTTTTATATTTCGACATTGCGGATTCCTTTTTCTATTTTCTTATATTCATTTTTTCTGTTTTATGGTATACTTACAAATAGTAAAAGGTGGAGGGATTCCATGTACTATTTTATTGTAAACCCGAACTCACGCTGCGGACGGGGAAGAAACGTTTGGAAAAAATTGGAAAGAGTGTTAAAGGCCGGGCATGTGGAATATCAGGCATTTCTTACGGAGAAGCCTGGGGATGCCAAGAGATTTGCCAGGGAACTGACAGAGGGTTGCAGGGAATCAAGCGTTATCATTGGAGTAGGCGGAGACGGAACTGTAAATGAAATCCTTGATGGGCTTTCCTTCTGCGGTTCTGTTACGTTTGGGTATATTCCGGCCGGATCCGGTAATGATCTGGCAAGAAGCTTAAAACTTCCTAAGAATCCGGTCCGATGCCTAAAGAAAATACTGCATCCAAAATATTATAAGCTCATGGATTACGGAGTTTTGTCCTATGGCGATGGGGAAATATCCCACCGCCGCTTTATGGTCAGTGCGGGGATTGGAATGGATGCGGCCGTTTGTCATAATATCCTCTATTCAAAGTCAAAGGGACTGCTCCGTAAACTTTTCATTGGGAAGCTTGTTTACATTCTCATAGGAATCAAGCAGCTGATTCTTGCCAGGCCCTCAAAAGGGTATATTCTCCTTAACGGAGTCCAGAAGATTGAGTTTAACCACGCTTACTTTATATCCGTCCACATCCATCCTTATGAGGGCGGCGGATTTAAATTTGCACCGGATGCAAACTTTGAAGACGGGCAGTTAACAGTTTGTGTTATGAACAGCCGGAATAAAAGGAAACTGATCCCTGTACTGATACGTTCCCTTATGGGAAGAAAGTCCTTGCACAGGGGCATCAGGTTTTATACTTGTGAGGAAGTTATGATCCATATGGATCATCCAATGGCAGTTCATGTAGATGGAGAAAGCTGTTTTTGCCAAAACGATGTGCAGCTTCGGTGTATTGGCAAAAAATTGCGTATGATTGTATAGAAATGTATATATTATAGAAGAAACACCTTCGGGTATACCGGGTATACCATTATGCCCAAAAAGCATGGGCAAGAAAGAGGAAAGGAAGAATTATGAGGATTGGACAGGGATATGATGTGCATAAATTAGCGGAAGGAAGAGATTTGATCCTGGGCGGCGTTAAGATTCCTTATGAAAAGGGACTTCTGGGCCATTCTGATGCAGATGTGCTGGTCCATGCAGTGATAGATGCTCTTTTAGGTGCGGCAGCTTTGGGAGATATCGGAGAACATTTCCCCGATACGGATCCTAAGTATAAAGGAGTATCCAGCATTGAACTTTTAAAGCACGTAGGCAGGCTTTTGGAGGAGCAGGGATATGTGATCGAGAACATTGACGCCACTGTCATTGCACAAAAACCAAAACTTCTTCCCTATCGGCGTTCCATGGCACAAAACATTGGGGAAGCTCTGAAGCTGACCGAAGGAAAGGTCAATGTAAAAGCTACTACAGAGGAAGGACTTGGCTTTACCGGAATGGGAGAGGGGATATCCTCACAGGCCATAGCCCTGTTAACCTCCATGGACGATTACTGTTATGACGACAGGATCATGTCTGCTGATTGTAAGGGCTGCTGCGGAGGCTGCAAGAGATAAGAAGAGGATTGCGGGAATAAACACCCTACGGGTATACCTATATGCCCGAAAGGTGTGGGCTATAAAAAAGAAAGGAAGAAACTATGAAAATTTATAATACATTATCCAGACAAAAGGAAGAATTCGTTTCCCTGGAACCTGGAAAGGTTCGGATGTATGTATGCGGACCAACCGTTTACAATTACATTCACATTGGAAATGCAAGACCCATCATCGTATTTGATACGGTCCGGAGATATTTTGAATATAAGGGATATGAAGTTAACTTTGTTTCAAACTTTACCGATATAGATGATAAGATCATTAAAAAAGCCATTGAAGAGGGCGTGGATGCAGACACCATTTCCAAGCGTTATATTGAGGAATGCAAAAAGGATATGGAAGGGCTGAATGTAAAGCCGGCAACCAGAAGTCCGCTGGCTACAGAGGAAATATGCGGCATGCTGGAAATGATCCAAAAGCTTGTTGCCTCCGGTCATGCCTATGCGTCAAAGGACGGAACGGTTTATTTCCGAACCGGTTCCTTTGAGGAATATGGAAAGCTGTCCCATAAGAATCTGGATGATCTGCAGTCAGGTTTCCGTGAAATCAAGGTGACCGGTGAAGACGGAAAAGAGGATCCCACCGATTTCGTGCTCTGGAAGCCGAAAAAGGAAGGAGAGCCTTACTGGGAATCCCCATGGTGCGAAGGACGGCCTGGCTGGCATATTGAGTGCTCCGTAATGTCCAGGAAATATCTTGGAGATCAGATCGATATCCATGCAGGTGGAGAAGACTTAATCTTTCCCCATCATGAGAACGAGATCGCCCAGAGTGAAGCAGCGAATGGAAAAGAATTCGCTAAATACTGGATGCACAATGGTTTCTTAAATATTGACAATAAAAAGATGTCCAAGTCTCTGGGCAATTTTTTCACGGTCAGGGAAATCAGTGAGAAATACGATTTACAGGTGCTGCGCTTCTTCATGCTGAGTGCTCATTACAGAAGCCCTATTAATTTCAGTGCCGAATTGATGGAGTCATCAAAGAACGGGTTAGATAGAATTTTAACTGCAGTCGGTAAATTAAAGGATCTGGAAGCTTCTGCGAAGACAGAAAAACTTCTTGATCATGAGGATAAAAATGCCGTACAGGAGCTGGTTTCCAAATATGAGGCAGCCATGGATGATGACTTTAACACGGCAGATGCCATTTCTGCTGTTTTTGAGCTGGTAAAATTAAGCAATTCCACCACAGATGAAAACAGCTCGAAAGAATATGTGGCTTATTTAAAGGAAACCATTGTAAGACTGTGCGATGTTCTTGGAATCATTACGGAAAAGGAAGAAGAGATCCTGGCTGATGAAATCGAAGCCATGATCGCAGGCAGGCAGCAGGCCAGAAAAGACAAGAATTTCGCCCTTGCCGATGAAATCCGCGGAAAGCTTTTAGAAAAGGGGATCGTTCTG
This genomic stretch from Lacrimispora sphenoides harbors:
- a CDS encoding manganese catalase family protein; the protein is MWNYEKRLQFPVNIKETCPKTASLIISQFGGPDGELAASMRYLSQRYSMPCKEVGGLLTDIGTEELGHLEMICAIIYQLTKNLTVEQAKTAGFDAYYIDHTTALWPTAAAGVPFNACEFQSKGDAITDLIEDLAAEQKARTTYDNLIRIIPNPDVREPLKFLREREIVHFQRFGEALENIKSNLNPKNFYYYNPEFDKQFVKSTMQ
- a CDS encoding spore coat protein CotJB translates to MADQKTLLKQITEVSFTVNDLTLYLDTHPVDENALTAFKQAMEQRKQLLKTYAENFEPLTINCVCPDTNNKTETNTKYAGQKHFTWVDGPMPWEGGNL
- a CDS encoding spore coat associated protein CotJA, whose product is MNSCECGTTKANLATPTKTVQLGIATIPMQPWEQPYDPQTALKHGTIFPSLNLPFYVTGGEQ
- a CDS encoding NYN domain-containing protein encodes the protein MSDKKFAVLIDSDNISAKYITSILDEMTRYGVITYKRIYGDWTSSQMGKWKMELLENSITPIQQFSNTVGKNATDSALIIDAMDLLYTDNVDGFCIVSSDSDFTRLASRLRESGKEVIGMGEDKTPKSFRAACTVFTNLEVLLDQEEDGTGGGAIGKEVIEQDITSILLENEDKNKATGLGEIGNRLVKKYSDFDVRNYGYSSLSKFLEEMGGFELKKSNNVVTVRMKDNRIKKQELDDFAVGLVKGSGKNGMELAALGNGIHRKFTDFKVKDYGYSTFSKFVNSIGQLEVRENKNNNKTVYLKKED
- a CDS encoding YeiH family protein, with protein sequence MKKYVSGVLLCLIISAPAWFLGRAFPVIGGPVFAILLGMAMAPFLKGKDFLRPGVAFTSKKVLQYAVILLGFSMNLATVLQKGREALPIILATISTSLVIAFILSRALKLPGKTSILIGVGSSICGGSAIAATAPVIEADDDEIAQSISVIFFFNIIAALLFPALGSALGLSNEGFGLFAGTAINDTSSVTAAASAWDGMHGSNTLEAATIVKLTRTLAIIPITLFLACYQTGKEKKASERSISIQKVFPSFVLFFLLASIITTVFPIPAGVTGSLKDLSKLFIIMAMGAIGTNTDLVKLIRTGKKPLLLGFCCWLGISVVSLVLQVVLGIW
- a CDS encoding LysR substrate-binding domain-containing protein, whose amino-acid sequence is MLDFRIDTFLVVCRYMNFTKAASELHITQPAVSHHIHYLEKKYGVKLFEYNGKKVNLTEAGKVFLSAAITMKDDELHLKKIMEQQSGKGGRLVFGATMTIGEYVMPEALTRFLHVYPGSAVQMVVGDTRELLGKLNDGEIEFALVEGFFQKKEYDFLVFATEPFAAVCAPDYKFCRKTVKVEDLLGERLFIREPGSGTRYVFERYLEGKNLLLHDFPNLMEISNIGAMKQMVAKGQGITFLYEAAVKEELDRGVLKRIELEDFQLTHDFTFIWRKGSIYKSYYKEMFDILHGNEG
- a CDS encoding diacylglycerol/lipid kinase family protein, which produces MYYFIVNPNSRCGRGRNVWKKLERVLKAGHVEYQAFLTEKPGDAKRFARELTEGCRESSVIIGVGGDGTVNEILDGLSFCGSVTFGYIPAGSGNDLARSLKLPKNPVRCLKKILHPKYYKLMDYGVLSYGDGEISHRRFMVSAGIGMDAAVCHNILYSKSKGLLRKLFIGKLVYILIGIKQLILARPSKGYILLNGVQKIEFNHAYFISVHIHPYEGGGFKFAPDANFEDGQLTVCVMNSRNKRKLIPVLIRSLMGRKSLHRGIRFYTCEEVMIHMDHPMAVHVDGESCFCQNDVQLRCIGKKLRMIV
- the ispF gene encoding 2-C-methyl-D-erythritol 2,4-cyclodiphosphate synthase — translated: MRIGQGYDVHKLAEGRDLILGGVKIPYEKGLLGHSDADVLVHAVIDALLGAAALGDIGEHFPDTDPKYKGVSSIELLKHVGRLLEEQGYVIENIDATVIAQKPKLLPYRRSMAQNIGEALKLTEGKVNVKATTEEGLGFTGMGEGISSQAIALLTSMDDYCYDDRIMSADCKGCCGGCKR
- the cysS gene encoding cysteine--tRNA ligase, yielding MKIYNTLSRQKEEFVSLEPGKVRMYVCGPTVYNYIHIGNARPIIVFDTVRRYFEYKGYEVNFVSNFTDIDDKIIKKAIEEGVDADTISKRYIEECKKDMEGLNVKPATRSPLATEEICGMLEMIQKLVASGHAYASKDGTVYFRTGSFEEYGKLSHKNLDDLQSGFREIKVTGEDGKEDPTDFVLWKPKKEGEPYWESPWCEGRPGWHIECSVMSRKYLGDQIDIHAGGEDLIFPHHENEIAQSEAANGKEFAKYWMHNGFLNIDNKKMSKSLGNFFTVREISEKYDLQVLRFFMLSAHYRSPINFSAELMESSKNGLDRILTAVGKLKDLEASAKTEKLLDHEDKNAVQELVSKYEAAMDDDFNTADAISAVFELVKLSNSTTDENSSKEYVAYLKETIVRLCDVLGIITEKEEEILADEIEAMIAGRQQARKDKNFALADEIRGKLLEKGIVLEDTREGVKWKRI